One window of Sinorhizobium fredii NGR234 genomic DNA carries:
- a CDS encoding COG4223 family protein: MVSEKRPRRSQPEKEPLTIDLEAERTVTEEAEAIASQEPVTDEPAEISATAVPDTTDTVASDAEIDGVKPNTADKDGGEEAEREDERADAAAAAFDEEPPHLANSTPEPMARKATSAGALAAGILGGLIALLGAGVLQYAGYVPAPGPDRGNGSVEQNLTSEIEAIKAELQSRPAAPAGAVDIAPLEGRLAALEQAAQAPAGANAPDVTALQAEVANLTKEIAALKTDLADARQSADTAKAELAGRIDQAEQKLNEPVNDIEMAKAVAVTALKTAIDRGGPFLAELDALRSIAPEDAAVKELAEDAKTGVATRTDLRSEFPATATTMLDALNQPDPNEGIFARLYSSALSGIRVRPVGSVEGDTPEAVVARIEDKLNNGDLKGASLEWDGLPDAAKTAGQNFKAKLDRRLRVETAIDAAVAATMTRTGTQG, encoded by the coding sequence ATGGTATCGGAAAAGCGGCCGCGCCGCTCGCAACCGGAGAAGGAACCGCTGACGATCGACCTCGAGGCGGAAAGAACCGTCACCGAAGAGGCGGAGGCGATCGCCAGTCAGGAGCCGGTGACCGATGAGCCGGCGGAGATTTCGGCGACTGCGGTGCCGGACACGACGGATACGGTGGCGAGCGACGCCGAAATCGACGGCGTCAAGCCGAACACGGCCGACAAGGATGGCGGCGAGGAAGCGGAAAGGGAAGACGAGCGCGCCGACGCTGCCGCCGCCGCTTTCGACGAGGAGCCTCCACATCTCGCAAACTCGACACCCGAGCCGATGGCAAGGAAGGCGACAAGCGCCGGCGCACTTGCCGCCGGCATCCTTGGCGGTCTCATCGCACTTCTCGGCGCCGGCGTGCTGCAATATGCCGGCTACGTCCCGGCACCCGGGCCGGATCGCGGCAATGGATCGGTCGAACAGAATCTGACCAGCGAAATCGAGGCGATCAAGGCCGAGCTTCAATCGCGCCCGGCCGCCCCCGCAGGCGCGGTCGATATCGCTCCGTTGGAGGGCCGCCTTGCCGCCCTGGAACAGGCGGCGCAAGCGCCCGCCGGTGCGAATGCACCCGACGTCACGGCGCTCCAGGCAGAGGTCGCCAACCTGACCAAGGAAATCGCGGCCCTGAAAACCGACCTTGCCGATGCCCGGCAGTCGGCGGATACCGCCAAGGCCGAGCTTGCCGGCCGCATCGACCAGGCGGAGCAGAAGCTCAATGAGCCGGTCAACGACATCGAAATGGCCAAGGCCGTCGCCGTCACCGCGTTGAAGACCGCCATCGATCGCGGCGGACCGTTCCTCGCCGAACTCGATGCGCTGCGCAGCATCGCACCCGAGGACGCGGCAGTGAAGGAACTGGCCGAGGACGCCAAGACCGGCGTCGCCACGCGAACGGACTTGCGCAGCGAATTTCCGGCGACGGCCACGACGATGCTCGATGCCCTCAATCAACCCGACCCGAACGAGGGCATCTTCGCCCGGCTCTATTCGAGCGCCCTGTCCGGTATTCGCGTCCGCCCGGTCGGCAGCGTCGAGGGCGACACGCCGGAGGCGGTGGTCGCCCGCATCGAGGACAAGCTCAACAACGGCGATCTCAAGGGCGCTTCGCTCGAATGGGATGGCCTTCCCGACGCGGCGAAGACTGCCGGCCAGAATTTCAAGGCGAAGCTCGACCGGCGTCTGCGCGTCGAGACGGCCATTGACGCCGCCGTGGCGGCGACCATGACGCGAACCGGCACGCAAGGCTAG
- a CDS encoding GNAT family N-acetyltransferase, whose protein sequence is MKTVSIEVRPGEPHEAAAIADVHRVSWLQAYGGLIPHRPLVKMVNRRDETWWRKATRGPATLLVVDVAGKIAGYATLGLSRARALPQEGEIYEIYLRPEYQGLGLGRMLFGEAKSLLKSLGCEGMVVWCLEESELAYNFFLSAGGRDVAEGMEDFGEKYLKKVGLVWK, encoded by the coding sequence ATGAAGACTGTTTCGATCGAGGTCAGGCCCGGAGAGCCGCATGAGGCGGCGGCAATCGCCGATGTGCATCGCGTTTCCTGGCTGCAGGCCTATGGCGGTCTCATCCCGCACCGCCCGCTGGTCAAAATGGTCAACCGGCGCGACGAGACCTGGTGGAGAAAGGCGACGCGCGGGCCGGCGACCTTGCTCGTCGTCGACGTGGCGGGAAAGATAGCCGGCTATGCGACGCTGGGTTTGAGCCGCGCACGGGCACTGCCGCAGGAAGGCGAGATCTACGAGATCTATCTTCGCCCGGAATATCAGGGCCTCGGTCTCGGGCGCATGCTGTTCGGCGAGGCGAAAAGCCTTTTGAAATCGCTCGGTTGCGAGGGGATGGTCGTCTGGTGCCTCGAAGAGAGCGAGCTCGCCTATAACTTCTTCCTGTCGGCCGGCGGTCGCGACGTTGCCGAGGGCATGGAGGATTTCGGCGAAAAATACCTGAAGAAGGTCGGCCTCGTCTGGAAATAG
- a CDS encoding DUF167 domain-containing protein → MARAALTGFGDHLRLTVRLTPNGGRDAIDGFEIAADGEEHLKVRVRAVPEKGKANDALIGLLAKAFGLAKNRIALVSGDTQRKKILRIEADPEAIQKRLTEIVGE, encoded by the coding sequence ATGGCGCGCGCCGCGCTGACCGGCTTCGGCGACCATCTACGCCTGACGGTGCGGCTGACGCCGAATGGCGGCCGTGATGCGATCGACGGTTTCGAAATCGCGGCGGACGGCGAGGAGCACCTGAAGGTCAGAGTGCGCGCAGTGCCGGAGAAGGGCAAAGCGAACGATGCCTTGATCGGCCTGCTGGCCAAGGCGTTCGGCCTTGCAAAGAATCGGATAGCGCTCGTCTCCGGCGACACGCAGCGCAAAAAAATCCTCCGGATCGAAGCCGACCCGGAGGCTATTCAGAAGCGTCTCACCGAGATCGTCGGAGAGTAG
- a CDS encoding YggT family protein: MIAVIGTLNFIINIAWFLIIASAIFSWLYAFNVINVNNQAINMIGRSLYQLTEPLYRPIRRFLPDMGGVDLSPLVVLVILYFIQLFLNTTIAPALIR, translated from the coding sequence ATGATTGCTGTCATCGGCACCTTGAATTTCATCATCAACATCGCGTGGTTCCTGATCATCGCGTCGGCGATCTTCTCCTGGCTCTATGCCTTCAACGTGATCAACGTGAACAACCAGGCGATCAACATGATCGGCCGCTCGCTCTACCAGCTGACCGAGCCGCTCTACCGGCCGATTCGCCGTTTCCTGCCGGATATGGGCGGCGTCGACCTCTCGCCGCTCGTCGTCCTGGTGATCCTCTATTTCATCCAGCTGTTCCTGAACACGACGATCGCGCCGGCGCTGATCCGCTGA
- a CDS encoding TerB family tellurite resistance protein produces MFERFRAFLEELKGPAARIDKDDPRVAVIGLCFQVMEADGAIRTSERRKMRKIIKEHYRLDDAALNALVAAGETAESEAIDFYRFTSEIKRHLSEEQRVELVGMLWDIVYADGARSEMEDHAIWRIADLLGVSGRDRVLKRQEAAAKIDMVEEENEAQQEG; encoded by the coding sequence ATGTTTGAACGGTTTCGAGCGTTTCTCGAAGAACTGAAGGGTCCGGCGGCGCGGATCGACAAGGACGATCCGCGCGTCGCCGTCATCGGGCTCTGCTTCCAGGTGATGGAGGCGGATGGCGCCATCCGTACGTCCGAGCGCCGCAAGATGCGCAAGATCATCAAGGAGCATTACAGGCTCGACGATGCCGCCCTCAACGCGCTGGTCGCGGCGGGCGAAACCGCCGAGAGCGAAGCGATCGACTTCTACCGCTTCACCTCCGAGATCAAGCGCCACCTGTCCGAAGAGCAGCGCGTCGAGCTTGTCGGCATGCTGTGGGACATCGTCTATGCCGACGGCGCGCGCAGCGAAATGGAGGATCACGCAATCTGGCGGATCGCCGATCTGCTCGGCGTATCCGGACGAGACCGGGTCTTGAAACGGCAGGAAGCAGCCGCCAAGATCGACATGGTTGAGGAGGAGAACGAGGCACAACAGGAAGGCTGA
- a CDS encoding MFS transporter, producing the protein MPAVHNTHRFAAFRHVGYRRYFFSRFLAYFAVQILSVSVGWQIYDLTRDPFALGLIGLFQFLPSLVLILVTGSVADRYNRRVIMGLCMLVGTLCAAALLTLTVTGLFAPWPVYGILIVFGIERAFLTPAAQSLAPNLVPAEDLPNAIAWNSSSWQTATIVGPVVGGLIYGFGPSVPYTVSLCFFAAAALMVFAVPKPAQRSPASAQNWQTITAGFRYIKAEKVVLGAISLDLFAVLLGGAVALMPVFARDILVLGPWGLGLLRAAPGVGAVGMAVWLAAHPIRNRAGLSMFIGVALFGLATVVFGLSATPWISIAALVVMGAADMISVYVRESLIALWTPDELRGRVNAVNAVFVGASNELGEFRAGTMASGFGAVFAVVFGGLGTLLVSLLWAAGFPQLRRIDRLDVPEGERTG; encoded by the coding sequence ATGCCGGCCGTCCACAATACGCATCGCTTTGCCGCTTTTCGGCATGTGGGTTATCGGCGTTATTTCTTCTCGCGCTTCCTCGCCTATTTCGCCGTGCAGATCCTCTCGGTCTCGGTTGGCTGGCAGATCTACGACCTGACGCGCGATCCTTTCGCGCTTGGCCTGATCGGCCTCTTCCAGTTCCTGCCGTCGCTTGTCCTCATCCTCGTCACCGGCAGTGTGGCGGATCGCTATAATCGCCGCGTCATTATGGGGCTCTGCATGCTCGTCGGCACGCTCTGCGCCGCGGCACTGCTGACCCTCACGGTAACGGGGCTGTTCGCTCCCTGGCCGGTCTACGGCATCCTCATCGTCTTCGGCATCGAGCGGGCCTTTCTGACGCCCGCCGCGCAATCGCTGGCGCCCAATCTGGTGCCGGCCGAGGATCTGCCGAACGCGATCGCCTGGAATTCGAGCTCGTGGCAGACGGCGACGATCGTCGGGCCGGTGGTCGGCGGGCTGATCTACGGCTTCGGTCCGTCCGTACCCTATACCGTCAGCCTTTGCTTCTTCGCGGCTGCGGCGCTGATGGTGTTCGCCGTACCGAAGCCTGCGCAACGCTCGCCCGCCTCGGCACAGAACTGGCAGACGATCACCGCCGGCTTCCGCTATATCAAGGCCGAGAAGGTCGTGCTCGGGGCGATCTCGCTCGACCTTTTCGCCGTACTGCTCGGCGGTGCGGTGGCGCTGATGCCAGTCTTTGCGCGCGACATCCTGGTGCTCGGGCCATGGGGACTGGGCCTGTTGCGTGCCGCGCCGGGGGTCGGCGCTGTCGGCATGGCCGTCTGGCTCGCCGCCCACCCGATCCGCAATCGCGCAGGCCTCTCGATGTTCATCGGCGTCGCGCTGTTCGGCCTGGCGACAGTCGTCTTCGGCCTGTCGGCGACGCCATGGATCTCGATCGCCGCGCTCGTCGTCATGGGGGCGGCGGACATGATCTCGGTCTATGTCCGCGAGAGCCTGATCGCGCTCTGGACGCCGGACGAGTTGCGCGGCCGCGTCAATGCCGTCAACGCGGTGTTTGTCGGCGCCTCCAACGAGCTCGGCGAGTTTCGCGCCGGCACGATGGCATCCGGCTTCGGCGCCGTCTTCGCCGTCGTCTTCGGCGGGCTCGGCACGCTCTTGGTATCGCTGCTCTGGGCGGCAGGTTTTCCGCAATTGCGGCGGATCGACAGGCTGGATGTGCCGGAGGGGGAGCGTACAGGGTGA
- a CDS encoding glutamine amidotransferase, with the protein MPPDARDANRPILVVLHQERSSAGRVGHILEQKGFSLDIRRPALGDELPSTLEGHSGTIVFGGPMSANDEEEFVRREIDWLSVPLLENKPYLGICLGAQMLARNLGGKVAPHHEGMTEIGWYPLEATEAGKALLDWPAMVYHFHREGFDLPRGAELLATGDTYPNQAFRYGENAWGIQFHGELTRAMMHRWVVHGAHRFVLPGAQLGKAHLEGRMVHDHPLRTWMENFLELIFLRDGDKGKPSLPLPNPSPQVGGA; encoded by the coding sequence ATGCCGCCAGACGCCCGCGACGCCAACAGACCGATCCTCGTCGTCCTCCACCAGGAGCGGTCGAGCGCAGGCCGCGTCGGCCATATTCTCGAGCAGAAGGGTTTTTCGCTCGATATCCGCCGCCCGGCGCTTGGCGACGAACTGCCGTCGACGCTCGAGGGCCATTCGGGAACGATCGTCTTCGGCGGCCCGATGAGCGCCAACGACGAGGAGGAATTCGTCCGCCGCGAGATCGACTGGCTGTCGGTGCCGCTCCTCGAAAACAAGCCCTATCTCGGCATCTGCCTCGGCGCCCAGATGCTGGCCCGCAATCTCGGCGGCAAGGTCGCGCCCCACCACGAGGGCATGACAGAAATCGGCTGGTATCCGCTCGAGGCCACCGAAGCCGGCAAGGCGCTGCTCGATTGGCCGGCCATGGTCTATCATTTCCACCGCGAAGGCTTCGATCTCCCCAGGGGGGCCGAGCTGCTGGCAACCGGCGACACCTATCCGAACCAGGCCTTCCGCTATGGCGAGAACGCCTGGGGCATCCAGTTTCACGGCGAACTGACGCGGGCGATGATGCATCGCTGGGTGGTGCACGGCGCCCACCGCTTCGTGCTGCCCGGCGCCCAGCTGGGCAAGGCGCATCTCGAGGGCCGAATGGTTCACGATCACCCGTTGCGGACCTGGATGGAGAATTTTCTCGAACTGATCTTCTTGCGCGACGGCGACAAGGGAAAACCCAGTTTACCCCTCCCCAACCCCTCCCCACAGGTGGGAGGGGCTTAA
- a CDS encoding heme biosynthesis protein HemY → MVRILFFILLVLALALGFAWLADRPGELSLIWQGQLIEMSLMRAATILISLFAAILIVAWLIRTLWLSPHTVTRYFRARKRDRGYQALSTGLIAAGAGDAALARKMAGRTRGLISADQEPLIHLLEAQTALIEGKYDDARKKFELMADDPETRELGLRGLYLEAKRLGANEAARQYAERAAEKAPHLSWATLATLDQRSQAGQWDEAIRLLDQSRTANVLDKKEANRKKAVLLTARATGKLEADPKAARDDALAALKLDDRLVPAALTAAKALFREDNLRKGASVLEKVWKQDPHPELARLYVRARGGDSAVDRLKRAKRLETLRGNNAVSLATVAEAALEARELALARSKAEAAARLAPSESIFLLIADIEEADTGDEGRIRHWMAQALRSPRDPAWTADGVTSPTWLPVSPVSGRLDAFEWKEPPSPLAGTTEEGRVSVDEAIRSLPPVAPEHPVAVREAPATPKAEENGPVLEAERPIPTPTAITVPERKETAAPPSKSEGTAAEDEEAAPFFGRPPDDPGVRDGAVEDGNKASFRLF, encoded by the coding sequence ATGGTCCGGATACTGTTCTTCATCCTGCTCGTCCTCGCCCTGGCGCTCGGCTTTGCCTGGCTTGCGGACCGACCGGGAGAGCTGTCGCTGATCTGGCAGGGCCAGCTGATCGAGATGAGCCTGATGCGCGCCGCCACGATCCTGATCTCGCTGTTCGCCGCGATCCTGATCGTCGCCTGGCTGATCCGCACGCTCTGGCTGTCGCCGCACACCGTGACGCGCTACTTCCGCGCCCGCAAACGCGACCGCGGCTATCAGGCCCTCTCGACCGGTTTGATCGCGGCGGGCGCCGGCGACGCGGCGCTGGCGCGCAAGATGGCGGGCCGGACCCGCGGCCTCATCAGCGCCGATCAGGAGCCGCTGATCCATCTGCTCGAGGCCCAGACGGCGCTGATCGAAGGCAAATACGACGACGCGCGCAAGAAATTCGAGCTGATGGCGGATGACCCGGAGACCCGCGAGCTCGGCTTGCGCGGCCTCTATCTCGAGGCGAAGCGGTTGGGCGCCAACGAGGCCGCCCGTCAATATGCCGAACGCGCTGCCGAAAAGGCGCCGCACCTGTCCTGGGCAACGCTTGCGACCCTCGACCAGCGCAGCCAGGCGGGTCAATGGGACGAAGCGATCCGTCTCCTCGACCAGAGCCGCACCGCCAACGTCCTCGACAAGAAGGAAGCGAACCGGAAGAAGGCCGTGCTGCTCACCGCCCGGGCGACGGGCAAGCTCGAAGCCGACCCGAAAGCCGCTCGCGACGACGCGCTCGCCGCCTTGAAGCTCGACGACCGGCTGGTGCCGGCAGCGCTTACCGCCGCCAAGGCGCTGTTTCGCGAGGACAACCTGCGCAAGGGCGCTTCGGTCCTCGAGAAGGTCTGGAAACAGGACCCCCATCCGGAACTGGCGCGGCTCTATGTCCGTGCCCGCGGCGGCGATTCCGCCGTCGACCGGCTGAAGCGGGCCAAGAGGCTCGAAACGCTGCGCGGCAACAATGCCGTCAGCCTGGCAACCGTCGCCGAGGCTGCGCTCGAGGCGCGCGAGCTGGCGCTCGCCCGAAGCAAGGCCGAAGCCGCCGCCCGGCTGGCGCCAAGCGAGAGCATCTTCCTGCTCATCGCCGACATCGAGGAGGCCGATACCGGCGACGAGGGCCGCATCCGCCACTGGATGGCGCAGGCGCTCAGGAGCCCGCGCGATCCGGCCTGGACTGCCGATGGCGTGACCTCGCCAACCTGGCTGCCGGTGTCGCCGGTCAGCGGCCGGCTCGATGCCTTCGAATGGAAGGAGCCACCCTCGCCGCTTGCCGGCACCACCGAAGAGGGTCGCGTCAGTGTCGACGAGGCAATCCGCAGCCTGCCGCCGGTCGCACCCGAGCATCCGGTGGCGGTACGAGAAGCGCCAGCAACGCCCAAGGCTGAGGAAAACGGGCCCGTGCTGGAAGCGGAACGCCCAATCCCGACACCGACTGCGATAACCGTGCCGGAGCGGAAGGAAACCGCCGCCCCGCCGTCCAAGAGCGAGGGGACCGCCGCAGAGGACGAAGAGGCAGCGCCCTTCTTCGGGCGGCCACCGGACGATCCGGGTGTTCGCGACGGGGCGGTTGAGGACGGCAACAAGGCCAGCTTCCGGCTGTTCTGA
- the ppa gene encoding inorganic diphosphatase, with protein sequence MRIDAISIGKNPPEDVNVIVEVPVGGHPIKYEMDKEAGTLVVDRFLYTPMTYPGNYGFVPHTLSDDGDPIDVLICNTRPLVPGCVINVRPIGVMMMEDNSGHDEKIIAVPSAHLTQRYDKVHDYTDLPEITLKQIEHFFEHYKDLEPGKWVKIFGWKDAGVAKQLIREAVERAKAKK encoded by the coding sequence ATGCGGATCGACGCGATTTCCATCGGAAAAAACCCACCGGAAGATGTCAACGTGATTGTGGAAGTGCCGGTCGGCGGCCACCCGATCAAGTACGAGATGGACAAGGAAGCCGGCACGCTGGTCGTTGACCGCTTCCTCTATACGCCGATGACCTATCCGGGCAACTACGGCTTCGTCCCGCACACGCTTTCCGACGACGGCGATCCGATCGACGTGCTGATCTGCAATACCCGCCCGCTGGTGCCGGGCTGCGTCATCAACGTCCGCCCAATCGGCGTGATGATGATGGAAGACAATTCCGGCCACGACGAGAAGATCATCGCGGTGCCGTCGGCTCACCTCACCCAGCGGTACGACAAGGTTCATGACTACACCGACCTGCCGGAAATCACCTTGAAGCAGATCGAGCATTTCTTCGAGCACTACAAGGACTTGGAGCCCGGCAAGTGGGTGAAGATCTTCGGCTGGAAGGATGCGGGCGTCGCCAAGCAGCTGATCCGCGAAGCGGTCGAGCGCGCCAAGGCGAAGAAGTAA